One Spinacia oleracea cultivar Varoflay chromosome 4, BTI_SOV_V1, whole genome shotgun sequence DNA segment encodes these proteins:
- the LOC130472297 gene encoding uncharacterized protein has translation MNSLDKTLTELHGMLKTAEKTLKSDKQEVLMVRGGKFKKSGKKRNAKKGGNKASPTKQTGAKSAKRKVSQPTSESECFYCKKKGHWKRDCLKLKEDQKNGTVVPSSGTKKK, from the exons atgaatagtctggacaaaacgctcactgagcttcacggtatgctgaagaccgctgaaaagacgctcaaaagtgataagcaggaggtgcttatggtgcgtgggggcaagttcaagaaatctggaaagaagaggaatgctaagaaaggtggcaacaaggccagcccaactaagcaaactggcgccaaatctgcaaagaggaaggtcagtcaacccacttctgaatccgaatgcttctactgcaagaagaaggggcattggaagagagattgcttgaagctaaaggaagatcagaagaacggaacagtcgttccatcttcag ggactaagaagaagtag